One Oryza glaberrima chromosome 11, OglaRS2, whole genome shotgun sequence genomic region harbors:
- the LOC127754954 gene encoding transcription termination factor MTERF15, mitochondrial-like — translation MLHLRQCLLPLLRAAAAAHPHTSAASSSSLHLSRRLFSTAAGPDTAPPFSVEEYLVATCGLTGAQALKASKKLSHLRSPAKPDAVLAVLSGVGLSRADLAAVVAADPMLLCARARNVARRLHSLRDRVGLSDADIARFLLAGGAMGLRKCDIAPRLEFWIGFVGSFDKLLPALKGNNGILMSDLDKVVKPNIALLQECGLSVCEIAKLSTLKWTVLSLSPERVKASVLCVEKLVVPRSSDRFKDVLKSACWISEDMIAMKMEFLRSTLGCSEDKLRAAVCISPHIFYLSDKNLCRKIDFLISEVGLEREFIVERPWVLGYSLEKRMVPRHSVMKILRTMGLMKDAVDFSSSLVYSEKKFVARYIDPYKQAAPTLADSYAAACAGKMPAHAHR, via the coding sequence atGCTCCACCTCCGGCAGTGCCTCCTCCcgctgctccgcgccgccgccgccgcccatccccacacctccgccgcatcctcctcctctctccacctcagccgccgcctcttctccaccgccgccgggccCGACACCGCGCCCCCCTTCTCCGTCGAGGAGTACCTCGTCGCCACCTGCGGCCTCACGGGCGCCCAGGCGCTCAAAGCTTCCAAGAAGCTCTCCCACCTCAGGTCGCCCGCCAAGCCCGACGCCGTGCTCGCCGTCCTCTCCGGCGTCGGCCTCTCccgcgccgacctcgccgccgtggtcgccgccgacccGATGCTGCTCTGCGCCAGGGCGCGCAACGTCGCCCGCCGGCTGCATTCCCTCCGCGACCGCGTCGGTCTGTCCGATGCCGACATCGCCCgtttcctcctcgccggcggcgcaaTGGGCCTCCGCAAATGCGACATCGCCCCGAGGCTCGAGTTCTGGATCGGCTTCGTCGGATCGTTCGACAAGCTCCTACCGGCACTGAAGGGGAACAACGGAATCCTCATGAGCGACCTGGACAAGGTCGTGAAGCCGAACATCGCGCTGCTCCAGGAGTGCGGGCTAAGTGTTTGTGAAATTGCCAAGCTGTCTACGCTCAAGTGGACGGTGCTGTCGTTGAGTCCAGAGCGAGTCAAGGCGTCGGTGCTGTGCGTCGAGAAGTTGGTCGTGCCCCGCTCCTCGGATCGGTTCAAAGACGTGCTCAAGTCCGCCTGTTGGATCTCTGAAGATATGATCGCCATGAAAATGGAGTTCTTGAGGAGCACTCTTGGTTGCTCCGAGGACAAGCTCCGTGCCGCGGTCTGCATTTCGCCACATATTTTCTACCTGTCCGACAAGAACCTTTGCCGAAAGATAGACTTCCTGATCTCCGAGGTTGGCTTGGAGCGTGAGTTCATTGTGGAAAGGCCTTGGGTGCTCGGCTACAGCCTCGAGAAGCGTATGGTGCCACGGCATTCTGTCATGAAGATCCTGAGGACCATGGGATTGATGAAGGATGCTGTTGACTTCAGCAGTTCACTTGTTTACTCTGAGAAAAAATTCGTTGCAAGATACATTGATCCTTACAAGCAAGCAGCTCCCACGCTCGCAGACTCCTACGCTGCTGCTTGTGCCGGGAAAATGCCTGCTCATGCTCACCGTTGA
- the LOC127754131 gene encoding uncharacterized protein LOC127754131 gives MLHLRRRLLPLLRVPSSPHASASSDAHLRRLRLHLSTAAPFSAEDYLVATCGLTGDQAFKASKKISHLRSAANPDAVLAALSGVGLSRADLAAVVASDPHLLCARPDNVSRRVASLRDSVGLSDPQIGRFLLAGGAMAVRKCDVAERLEFWIPFLGGSFETLLKMLRRNNAIVRADVEKVIKPNIALFQECGLTVRDIVKMPGWLFTFNPKRVEAAVERTGKLGVELASSRLKYMLSIAGNITEGNASARMKYLSSTLNCSMDKVEYMVGKMPTIITLSEEKLRSKIEFLSSTLNCCVDKIGHMVCKEPFILAISEEKLRINTEFLSSALGCSIDNICFMVYKMPSILGLSVNNLCRKIEFLVTKVGLEPDYILSKPVLFACSLEKRLMPRHYIVEVLLAKGLIKNAGFLTYAILREKDFIARYIDQHKNAVPGLADAYATICSGKVPPELQL, from the coding sequence ATGCTCCACCTCCGGAGACGCCTCCTCCCGCTGCTCCgcgtcccctcctccccccatgcctccgcctcctccgacgCCCAtctgcgccgcctccgccttcatCTCTCCACCGCGGCCCCCTTCTCGGCCGAGGACTACCTCGTCGCCACCTGCGGCCTCACCGGCGACCAGGCGTTCAAGGCGTCCAAGAAGATCTCCCATCTCAGGTCCGCCGCCAACCCGgacgccgtgctcgccgccctctccgGCGTCGGCCTCTCccgcgccgacctcgccgccgtcgtcgcctccgaCCCACACCTCCTCTGCGCCAGGCCCGACAACGTCTCCCGCCGCGTCGCGTCTCTGCGCGACAGCGTGGGCTTGTCCGACCCTCAAATCGGCaggttcctcctcgccggcggcgcgatgGCCGTCCGCAAATGCGATGTCGCCGAGCGGCTGGAGTTCTGGATCCCCTTCTTGGGGGGATCCTTCGAGACGCTTCTCAAGATGTTGAGGAGGAACAACGCAATTGTCAGAGCTGATGTTGAGAAGGTGATCAAGCCCAACATCGCGCTGTTCCAGGAGTGCGGGCTAACTGTTCGAGATATTGTCAAGATGCCCGGATGGCTGTTCACGTTCAATCCAAAGCGGGTGGAAGCGGCTGTGGAGCGTACTGGCAAGCTTGGTGTCGAGCTCGCCTCCAGTAGATTAAAGTACATGCTGTCTATTGCTGGCAACATCACCGAAGGCAATGCATCTGCGAGGATGAAGTACTTGAGTAGCACTCTTAATTGCTCCATGGACAAGGTCGAGTATATGGTCGGCAAAATGCCAACTATTATAACACTTTCTGAGGAAAAGCTTCGCAGTAAGATTGAGTTCTTGAGTAGCACCCTTAATTGCTGCGTGGACAAGATCGGTCATATGGTTTGCAAAGAGCCATTTATTCTAGCAATTTCTGAGGAGAAACTTCGCATCAATACAGAGTTCTTGAGTAGCGCTCTTGGATGCTCCATTGACAATATCTGTTTTATGGTCTACAAAATGCCAAGTATTCTAGGACTTTCTGTGAACAATCTTTGCAGAAAGATAGAGTTTTTGGTCACCAAAGTCGGGTTGGAGCCTGATTACATTTTGAGTAAGCCTGTTTTGTTCGCGTGCAGCCTGGAGAAGCGGTTGATGCCGAGGCATTATATTGTAGAAGTCCTTTTGGCTAAGGGATTGATAAAAAATGCTGGCTttttaacatatgccatactgCGGGAGAAGGATTTCATAGCAAGGTACATTGATCAACACAAGAATGCTGTTCCTGGGCTCGCTGATGCCTATGCCACAATTTGTTCTGGGAAAGTGCCTCCTGAGCTGCAACTTTGA
- the LOC127753833 gene encoding transcription termination factor MTERF2, chloroplastic-like, with amino-acid sequence MLRLSFCRPTAGGGLAGAMLHLLPLLRARAATHLPTSSSSLHLSRRCLLLLSTAARSAAATPFSVEEYLVDTCGLTGAQALKASKKVSHLKSAANPDTVLAVLSGVGLSRADLAAVVAAEPQLLCARADNIARRIASLRDRVGLSDPQIGSFLLVAGGAKGIHACDVAPRLEFWIPFLGSFETLLRILKGNNVLVLSDLEKVIKPNIALLQECGLTVCDIVKMARFAPRMFTSNPKQVEGFVRRADELGVPRTSGQFKYMVGIFANISEGSATARMEYLSRSLGCSMDKLRSAVQKLPQILGLSETNLGSKIEFLVGKVRLEPEYLLKTPKLFTYSLEKRLVARHYIVQVLAAKGLKGLKKDVPFCSYVQLGESCFVKNFIDQHENVVPGLSDAYAALRAGKVPPEVQH; translated from the coding sequence atgCTCCGCCTCTCATTCTGCCggccgacggccggcggcggcctcgccggcgccatgctccacctcctcccgctgctccgcgcccgcgccgccacccatctccccacctcctcctcctctcttcacctcagccgccgctgcctcctcctcctctccaccgccgccagatccgccgccgcgacccCCTTCTCCGTCGAGGAGTACCTCGTCGACACCTGCGGCCTCACCGGCGCCCAGGCGCTCAAAGCCTCTAAGAAGGTCTCCCACCTCAAGTCTGCCGCCAACCCGGACACCGTGCTCGCCGTCCTCTCCGGCGTCGGCCTCTCccgcgccgacctcgccgccgtcgtcgccgccgagccgcaGCTGCTCTGCGCCAGGGCCGACAACATCGCCCGCCGCATCGCCTCCCTGCGCGACCGCGTGGGCTTGTCGGACCCCCAGATCGGCAGCTTCCTCCTCGTCGCGGGCGGCGCCAAGGGCATCCACGCGTGCGACGTCGCCCCGAGGCTGGAGTTCTGGATCCCCTTCTTGGGATCCTTCGAGACGCTCCTCAGGATCTTGAAGGGGAACAACGTGCTGGTGCTCTCCGACCTTGAGAAGGTGATCAAGCCCAACATCGCGCTGCTCCAGGAGTGCGGGCTAACTGTTTGTGATATTGTCAAGATGGCCAGGTTTGCTCCACGCATGTTCACGTCCAACCCAAAGCAGGTGGAAGGGTTTGTGCGGCGTGCCGATGAGCTTGGCGTGCCACGCACCTCCGGCCAATTCAAGTACATGGTGGGTATTTTTGCTAACATCAGCGAAGGCAGTGCCACCGCGAGGATGGAGTACTTGAGTCGCAGTCTTGGTTGCTCCATGGACAAGCTCCGCTCTGCGGTCCAAAAGTTACCACAAATTCTAGGATTATCTGAGACAAATCTTGGCAGCAAGATAGAGTTCTTGGTCGGCAAGGTCAGATTGGAGCCTGAATACCTTTTGAAGACGCCAAAGCTGTTCACCTACAGCTTGGAGAAGCGGTTGGTGGCGAGGCATTATATTGTGCAAGTCCTTGCTGCGAAGGGATTGAAGGGATTGAAAAAAGATGTTCCCTTTTGCTCATATGTACAGCTAGGCGAAAGTTGTTTTGTAAAAAACTTCATTGATCAACACGAGAACGTTGTTCCTGGTCTTTCTGATGCCTATGCTGCACTTCGTGCTGGGAAAGTGCCTCCAGAGGTCCAACACTGA
- the LOC127754953 gene encoding uncharacterized protein LOC127754953 isoform X2: MLQLRRRLLPLLRAAAAAHPPTSASSSSSLDLSRRLLSTAATANPFSVEEYLVATCGLTGGQALKASGKLAYLKSSSNPDAELALLSGVGLSRADLAAVVAADPMLLCARPANIALRLHSLRDRVGLSDADIAGFLLAGGANAAQAFRGCDIASRLEFWIPFLGSFEMLLKIVRSNYNVLTSDLEKVVKPNIALLQECGLTVCDIAKMFVSHSRVLTMNPKRMEACMRRTDELGVQRSSRQFKYVLSYVSRITEGKAAAKMRFLSSILGCSMDNIRGQDLRRTLQESKRSRIFR; this comes from the exons atgctccaactccgccgccgcctcctcccgcttctccgcgccgccgccgccgcccatccccccacctccgcctcctcctcctcctctctcgacctcagccgccgcctcctctccaccgccgccaccgcgaacCCCTTCTCGGTGGAGGAGTACCTCGTCGCCACCTGCGGCCTCACCGGCGGTCAGGCGCTCAAAGCGTCCGGGAAGCTCGCCTACCTCAAGTCGTCCTCCAACCCGGACGCCGAGCTCGCGCTCCTCTCCGGCGTCGGCCTCTCccgcgccgacctcgccgccgtggtcgccgccgacccGATGCTGCTCTGCGCTAGGCCCGCCAACATCGctctccggctccactccctcCGCGACCGCGTCGGCCTGTCGGATGCGGACATCGCcggcttcctcctcgccggcggcgccaatGCCGCGCAGGCCTTCCGCGGGTGCGACATCGCCTCGAGGCTGGAGTTCTGGATCCCGTTCCTTGGATCCTTCGAGATGCTTCTCAAGATAGTGAGAAGCAACTACAACGTCCTCACTTCCGATCTGGAGAAGGTGGTCAAGCCCAACATCGCGCTGCTCCAGGAGTGCGGGCTAACTGTTTGTGATATTGCCAAAATGTTTGTTAGCCACAGCAGGGTGCTCACGATGAATCCCAAGCGGATGGAAGCCTGCATGAGGCGCACCGACGAGCTCGGGGTGCAACGCTCCTCTCGCCAATTCAAGTACGTGCTGAGTTACGTTTCTCGCATCACAGAAGGCAAGGCCGCCGCGAAGATGAGGTTCTTGAGTAGCATTCTTGGTTGCTCGATGGACAACATCCGTG GACAAGATCTGCGCCGCACTCTGCAAGAATCCAAACGTTCTAGGATTTTCCGATGA
- the LOC127754953 gene encoding uncharacterized protein LOC127754953 isoform X1 codes for MLQLRRRLLPLLRAAAAAHPPTSASSSSSLDLSRRLLSTAATANPFSVEEYLVATCGLTGGQALKASGKLAYLKSSSNPDAELALLSGVGLSRADLAAVVAADPMLLCARPANIALRLHSLRDRVGLSDADIAGFLLAGGANAAQAFRGCDIASRLEFWIPFLGSFEMLLKIVRSNYNVLTSDLEKVVKPNIALLQECGLTVCDIAKMFVSHSRVLTMNPKRMEACMRRTDELGVQRSSRQFKYVLSYVSRITEGKAAAKMRFLSSILGCSMDNIRGIVCRMPSILGFSEENIRSTIEFLTSTIGCSQDKICAALCKNPNVLGFSDENLRHKINFMITEVGLEPEDIVERLWVLTFSLEKRMVPRHSVIKILRAMGKDVVDFSNSLIYSEEKFIARYIDPYKQAAPTLADTYAAACAGKMSDGVHL; via the coding sequence atgctccaactccgccgccgcctcctcccgcttctccgcgccgccgccgccgcccatccccccacctccgcctcctcctcctcctctctcgacctcagccgccgcctcctctccaccgccgccaccgcgaacCCCTTCTCGGTGGAGGAGTACCTCGTCGCCACCTGCGGCCTCACCGGCGGTCAGGCGCTCAAAGCGTCCGGGAAGCTCGCCTACCTCAAGTCGTCCTCCAACCCGGACGCCGAGCTCGCGCTCCTCTCCGGCGTCGGCCTCTCccgcgccgacctcgccgccgtggtcgccgccgacccGATGCTGCTCTGCGCTAGGCCCGCCAACATCGctctccggctccactccctcCGCGACCGCGTCGGCCTGTCGGATGCGGACATCGCcggcttcctcctcgccggcggcgccaatGCCGCGCAGGCCTTCCGCGGGTGCGACATCGCCTCGAGGCTGGAGTTCTGGATCCCGTTCCTTGGATCCTTCGAGATGCTTCTCAAGATAGTGAGAAGCAACTACAACGTCCTCACTTCCGATCTGGAGAAGGTGGTCAAGCCCAACATCGCGCTGCTCCAGGAGTGCGGGCTAACTGTTTGTGATATTGCCAAAATGTTTGTTAGCCACAGCAGGGTGCTCACGATGAATCCCAAGCGGATGGAAGCCTGCATGAGGCGCACCGACGAGCTCGGGGTGCAACGCTCCTCTCGCCAATTCAAGTACGTGCTGAGTTACGTTTCTCGCATCACAGAAGGCAAGGCCGCCGCGAAGATGAGGTTCTTGAGTAGCATTCTTGGTTGCTCGATGGACAACATCCGTGGTATTGTCTGCAGGATGCCATCTATTCTAGGATTTTCTGAGGAGAACATTCGTAGCACGATAGAGTTCTTGACTAGCACTATTGGTTGTTCCCAGGACAAGATCTGCGCCGCACTCTGCAAGAATCCAAACGTTCTAGGATTTTCCGATGAGAATCTTCGCCACAAGATAAACTTCATGATCACCGAGGTTGGATTGGAGCCTGAGGACATTGTGGAAAGGCTTTGGGTGCTCACTTTCAGCCTGGAGAAGCGTATGGTGCCACGGCATTCTGTCATAAAGATCCTGCGTGCTATGGGGAAGGATGTCGTTGACTTCAGCAATTCACTTATTTACTCTGAGGAAAAATTTATTGCAAGATACATTGATCCTTACAAGCAAGCAGCTCCTACGCTCGCAGACACCTACGCTGCAGCTTGCGCGGGGAAAATGTCTGATGGAGTTCATCTTTGA